The following nucleotide sequence is from Salvia splendens isolate huo1 chromosome 2, SspV2, whole genome shotgun sequence.
GCTTTTCCTGCATACCTTCTGACCAAATAAAGTATACCTCATCAGTTTGGCAAGAAATGAGAAACTACTTTTTGGAAAATTTCTTATACATCTTGGTATTGGAGTTACTGAGGGATAAAATGAACCTGTCATGCGCAAAGTCAGCAACTCTATGTACATCTTGAGACGAATGTGCGAGAATATGTGGACGTACACCCCGACTTCTTCCCTTAAAACTACTTTGCACGACTTTCTCATGTCTAAACCGAATGATTGTTTCAAGAAACTGTCAATCGCTTTTCTCCGTGCGGTTAAATCAGCTTCTCCCTCTAATAGCACTGATGGGAATTCCCACAGTCCGGCCAGCAACCCCTCCTCTGGTCTCTTCACTAAAAGATATTTGCTGTCGGATCCCTCCTCGACTATCTCCACAACACTGACAGCTGAGAAATCATGTCTTTGTTTGGCCTTTGGAACCTTGGTTGGAAAGTCTGTCACTTTAACTGATTCTTGGTTCATGGAGAGAGATAGCGCTTGGCACTGAACGGATGTAGGACATTTGGAGCAGCTCGGAGATGTTGGACTGCATATCGTTGCACCAAGTTCCATGAAAGCCTGGTTGAAATCCCCAGGCCTCAACGGATCAACTAACTTCCTCGCCAGTTCCCTGAGCAGTTTGAAATACAACAGATAAAAATTACTGAAAACGGCATACATAGATACACACACACTTCAATTTTGCTATAAATGAAAGCCTTCATTGGCAATATGTTGTGTGTTTGGGTAGAAAAAGAGGAAGAGGATAACAATTTTAGTGATTTATCATCTTTAATCTTACCATATATCCTTGACTGTCTTtgagtcttttggatttgctGATATGGCCTTCAATCTGGTAATTACTCTAACAACATTTCCATCGACCACCGGCACTGCCTGAATAGCACTATCACGACAAGCTCGTCACAGGATAGAGGGAAACAGTACAATACTAACCTCCTCAAAGGCAATAGATGCAATTGCTCCAGCAGTGTAGTTTCCGATCCCTCTGACCATCTGAAGAGAAGATGCTGTGTTCGGGAACTCACCTCCACTTTCAACAATCATTTGAGCTCCCTACAATAGTAAAGTCGTTGCGAATAAGAATCCTATCACACCAGCACGATAAAGGACAAGCAAAACCCGTATCTCTAAATTGAAAGAAGCTTCTACTTCAGTCTACAAAGTAAGGTGAAACGTGATTGAAATATGCCACAGATACTTTCCTGGCAATCGAATAGGTACAGACATCGTTGTGCTCTCACGTTGATGGGAGTGAACAAGGACCTATGAAGTATGAAGCTCTTTGATGGAACAAATAccatattatttcttaatgcaAAATCTTCATGTTATGAACTTGAATCCTTCAAGTGGATTCTAACTCCAACAAAATAACTAAAAGTATGGAAATTTAAGAAGAACTTGATAAACTAAAGGAAAGAGAAATATGATTTTCTATTCTTCCTTGATTAAATGCCACAGAAGGCTTATAGCTATTTAAAGAAGATACCAACTGATTAATCACTAATCCACTATCTATGAAACCAATTAACCGACTAATCAATAAATTGTAGTGAAAATCATACAAAGACTTACCTCAAGCAAAAACCGGGCGCGCCTATAGTAGCCCAAGCCCGCCCACATCTCATTCACCTCCTGCTCCTCACACAACACACAACAccttttaaaattcaaaaaaacgaATCGAAGCGAAGCAACAAAAAGCAGGTGACGGACCTCAATAGTCGCCTGAGCAAGATGGTGAATTGTAGGCCATTTCTCCATCCATCGATTGAAGTAGCCAATTACAGTCTGAACCTTGGTTTGCTGAAGCATCACCTCGGATACCCACACGGCGTAGGCTCTCCGGTCTCTCTGTTCAATGCCTACTTCATTTGCAGTGCTGCTGATTCTTCTCCATGGCAAATCCCTTCGGTTCTCGTCGTACCATTGGAGCAGAGAAGCCCTAATTTCTTGAATTTCTTTTCCGCTGAAACTAATATCTTCTATGTCAGCAACATCGACAGCCTGATTTTGTACGGATTTTGGCTGCCGACATCTCTTCATCACGGCGGCGGCCGGCGGCAAGTGGTGTGGGGAAAGGAGTGGTGAATGTAATTTTCCCGCTAAATAGTTGATTTTGAAGTTTGAGGTAAGCATATTTCTATTTTCCTATATCTCTCATCTACTTTgtagtataaattttttttttacaaaatctATACCTACCTTTATCTATACTCCATATCTTCCAATTAAAATTTACCAAAGTGGCAAATTGAATAAGtaacatttttaaatttatagatttttttaaaaaataccaaaatgctCAGACCATCAAAAGTGATGAGCAAACAATCGAGGAACGCGAAGAAGAAAACTTCTAAAATCCTAGGACTCAGCACCATCAGCTAGTCAACTGAAAGccgaaaacaaaaaaacaaagacAAAGCATAAGGAAGAAGTAAGAGGACCACATGATATCAATCCAAGCACCAAAATAGACACGACAAATGCGAGCACAAAGCAACACAAGAACCATAATTCAAAACATACTTCTTCTTGACTTTCTTGGGGCTTGTCATTCTCTAATACGGTCCAGATTCTCAAAAACAAAGCTCCGGATAGGATGAGAAATCTAGACACCATCgttttttctcaaattcctAATTcagtttgaaattttgaaatgcaactttattttaaaGAGTTCACTGCACAAAAGGTCCCTAACTTTTCGCCATGTAACAGCAGAgacccctaacatttaaaaatctcatcacatgtatctaacaaaatatataatcacaaaccttgtgttttttgccattttccggacgaaaatgcccaaatgggctGAAGGGCAGTTTAGTCTTTTTACCTACCAAACCTGCACCCTATGCTGCACATCTAGTCTGCATGTGTAGTGGGACTGTGCCATATTTCCCTTTTCAGAACATGCAATTTATTTTATGTACACGCATTCTTAGCTAATTGGCCTATTCTATATATCATTTATTAATATCGCGATTCATCATTTTCAATGTACTTGTCATTACAATGCAAattatgtgaatttttttataagttgcgttcgttttgttttttttttctttttctttgctttAAGTGGGAAATAACTCATAGAgtcatagtagtagtatataacaCGTGTAGCCATGTATATAGGATAAAGAAAACTTGAAATTCAACTAATAAAAAAACTCTTGTATATAAATCGAGCTAAAATATTGGATTTATATGAAATTGATTAACCCACGTAATTAAATTCCTAATAGTGTAAGGATAATAAATGCATGATCTAATGCTTAAATGCgagaaattttaaattttataacacATTTTAATTGTAGATTGAATTGGTAAATCGtaatttggaaaaaaattataattaactaTAAATATGTCTTTATCGTTGCAAGGCTTTATTTTAAGTGGGATAtagtattttctattttctttgtttgtttcttGAATGCGTGAGAGATATTCTATTTCTTTGGAAGATTTATATGCTACTATGTTTTTATTGTTTCGAAAAGTTATAcgctttatttatttgtaaatataCGCTGAAAGTGATGTGAACATATGTATAATAAGattgaaaaacaaaatagaCTTTACATATatagtttctttttttaaaagagAAGGCTTGATCTACAAAAAAACATGCCgacatattatttaaaatacacTATTTTTTCAAAGAATCaataacaaataaatttatactactttctttcattatcaattttcttatatgttcattaaaattaaattaataaaacgaTTAATTAAAAAGGACGGCACCAATTTCTGTTGTCTTTTACTTCAACTCTTAgcctattaattttatttagaatAATTTATGGAGTCTCCCTTAGTCAATGATGACGTGtacccccaccccaccccacccccaCCAAACCAATCATTGATTCCCTTTTGTGTCACATCAATTAGGATTGGCAGTACATGCAGCAGGTGGGATGCAATGACGGCGTCACAAAAGGTCGAGTTTGCCCTTTCAAGCCCTGATGGTGTTATGGTCCGAAAAAACAaggtttgtgattatatattttgttagatacaTGTGATGAGATTTTTAAATGTGAGGGGTCTCTGCTGTTACAGGGCGAAAAGTTAGGGACCTTTTGTGCAGTTCACTCTATTTTAAATGTCTCAGGATGGCAACGAGATGACATAGAACATATATGTCTATAGGATTTTGTCAAACTTCTTGAAAGGAGCACTCATCCAAGAAAGCAAGCATTTCTTTGGGTGGTTGGGGAGACACAATGAGATGTTCAATCTATCACAACAGAAATATCACAGGCTGCTAGATGGTCAATACATTCAGTTTCTTCACTGCACAGAACACACCGGTCATCCTCAATCCCGGCAACACGAAGTCTAAAGAGTCTCTCTTTGGTATTGAGTCTTCTGTGTAGGGGAAACCAAACATGGAGTTGAGCTCTTGGTAAGGCAAGCAAGTTTCCCACATTCGCGTATCAGATTCTCGCTGACCATGAGATCCGTAGCCTGCAAGACAAAATTAGACACGGAGAAGGTACCCGACATGGCCAACTTCTCACGTCACTCttgttttctctctcactttaaGACCACCCCAAGTGATTCTTCTTCCCAATATGATTGACTTAACAACATTTATGAGTTCTTTAACTTAATTTATTAGACTTTAATTTAGTTTGCCTCGAATAACTAAAACTCCTGTTTAAACTAGTCACGTGTACTTAAAACAACTTAAACTAgtcacaaataattaaatcttcttaatttaattataaccaagtaaaaataaatcataatttaatttgGCCCCCCACTGCAGAGAGCCACGTTTTACGGCTGAGGGCCGAGAGCCACGAGagagccgcggccgcggccttcacgcggctgagccgtgtgagccgcggccctccactgCAGCGAGCCACAAAATGCGGCTGGGCCGCGGaaaaattgttattattattttttaattttgaatttttttttataaatatgcacttccattttcattttttccactTCATTTTACACTTCCAATCCCTAATTAACATcctacaaaaaatgcaaggtggagatggtgaTTTCCCGGGGTACGGAGACTCGGGATACGACAACTTCCCCAATCAGATGTGGAGTCCGCAATCGCCCCAATACCGGGTCCAATCATCCCAGCAAAGGAACATGGTTCGCCAACAATCGGGGTTCGGTTACTACCGGCCGAATATGGACGCGATCAACAACCCGTCTCAGCACTTCCAATCCTCCCAATTTCAATACTCCCAGTCTCCTCTGTCTGAATCTGATATATTCACATGTGAACAGTTGATGGGTACACCGGAGACCCCGACGTCCGGTAGTGTGGAGGTGGAGGCCCCCACCGGGGGTGGCCGAACCGGCGGTGGTGGGaggcgaggcggcggcggtcGTGGGAGGCGAGGCGGAGGAGACGGAGAGCAGGGGCCCGGCGGAAGCGGCGAAGACGGAGAGCAGGGGCCCGACGGAAGCGGCGGCCGAAGCGGCAGCCGAGGCGGCGGGGGGTCCCGTACAACGACGATGAATCCCTTGTCGTTGCGCGGGCCTGGGAGGCGGTCACGATGAATCCGATCATCGGTACGGATCAGACCGACACTTGCTTCTGGAGGCGCGTCCTGACGGTGTACCACGGCTTCAAACCAGAAGACAGTGCCCTCCTTGATGAAGGCCAGATCCGGAAGAAGTTCGGCCGAATCTGTAGAGCTGTGAAGAGGTTTAGTAGCATTTACGAGCGGCAACTCCATAATGCCGAAAGCGGCCGCAGCGAAGCCCACGTACGGGCGTTATCGTATCAGTTGTTTAATACTGAAAACTGGCccaagttcacctactggaatgaatatATGCTTCTCCGAGACTGCCCTCAATTCAAGGCGATCTGCGATGATGAGACCGGTCCCACCGGGAAGCGGACAAAACTCCGTGTCGACGGCACCTACAGAAGTGGTAGCGACACACGTGCATTCGACCTGAATGACGATGTGTTGGATGCGCCCCCCTTGACAATGTCGAGGCGCCAACGCCCGCAGGGCCAACAATCCGCCATCCGGGAAGCTAGAACCGCATCCCAAGTCTCTGCTGCGAGCGCGTCGGCACCGCGTTCATCACCGACTGCGGCGTTGGCTCAAACACTGGAGGTGCAGATGATGAAGCAACTTGGGGATAACTTGTCCTTGTACGAGAAGTCGACAAACCCTCTCACCAAGAAGATGTGCTACGACCTCATTATTAGATTGAGGTCGAAGTTGGGGTGGACCGATGGGTAGGAGACGGGCGAAGCTAGCGGCAGTGGGGGCGGTGGCGGCGGGCGAGAAGGTGGTGAAGAAGATGTGTCGGATTCCgatgacgccaccgagtagGAGGCGGTGgcgtttttttatcttttgatgttgtgttttttaaaaattttcgttGTAGAATTTTCCTCTATCTATAGTACGACGAAAATTTGTCTTTAATTCGtaactttatttaattatgtttattttccaaattattagcctaataaaatttaatatagttaaatttaaaaatatcattaaaaaagcaaacaaattatttttttttggagagggccacatttcgtggcccttgttgttattgttaattttgttcatttaccattgcggagggccacaagagagccacaaatggtggcccggccaactttggtggccttcaagggccaccattgtggacactcttagtgAAGTGATTAAACCTTCAGATTAATTAATGTATAAGAATAACATAAACCTCCTAAGTGATGTATAAAATTAAGATCCATATCACTTGTAGGATAGATGCATATCATCTTTAAACGAAGGTCAATTTATGCCgagtattatatatattttttatttttctatatatataaaggTTGAAAGAGAGAGGAAGGCTAGGCCTAAAACTTCATGTGTTACTGTGATGACttgataattatatttttagtgTAAGGttatcctatttttatatattaattttataatgaaatgtgagtaagatAAAATTAGTGAATACAAGTCTATTactaaaagtaataaaaaaacaaatagaaTATTTATTGGTGAATACGAAAATAACAATATGAGATATTTATCAatggacgaaggaagtattttttttttaagttcacATTTGAGCGAAGTATTTTATAAGTGAGCATTCATTTATGGTCAAGAtaattaaaaatggaaagtgtaaattaaaacaaaaagtgaataaaatagtTTATCTGCACAAAATGCATATCAAAATTTATCCTCGAAACGGATCGGGTCAAATCCGGTGGGTTTTAGGGCTTTATGATTTTGGGGAAGCCAATGTTTTTAGCTCGAGTTTCTGAACATTAAATCGCCTCTTTTTCTCatagaaagaagaagaagaagaagaagattttaACACCACTCTTCTTCAACTTCAATCTCCGCAATCGGAAAGAAGGAACGGAACTCCTCTTCGTCGGCAACAGCTCAGAGTTAGCTGGAAATGGCAGCGCTTACTCCTCCTACCCCCGCCGCTTCGAGTTCAGATGCGGAGCAGCCTAAAGTCGACTACCTAAATCTGTCTTGCCCCATTCCCTACGAAGAAATTCACCGCGAGGCACTCAGTTAGTGCTTCTCACTTTTCTCCATTTTCATTTTGGAAATTTGATGTAGCTGTGTGTTGCAATTTGTCTGCATTTTGTGTTTTAGTTGCATGTTGGTTCTATTGTCTATGTTCATGGGGTTTGATTTTGTTTCTGGTTGTAAATCGATGTTGATACGCATTAGTGTGAGGAGCTGGTTTGTTTTCTTGTCTTGTATTGTACTAGAACCCTAACTAAATAGACCAGTTCCATGCTAAACTCAGCTGGCTGTTGATGAAGCAACTAACAGTGAGCAGCCAGACATTTTCTATAGCTTGAATATGCGAGAATGCAGTTCTAGTACTTTGTTGCTGTTGCTTTAGGTTGTAAAGTCAAAATTGCATGTCGATTAATGTTGTaaagatgaatttatggtgCCATTCTATGTGAAGCTCGATTGCAGTGTCAAATAATTTGTAGTTCAGGTCCATTACTGAAAGCATTGAGCCTTTGGCATATTTTATGTCAGTAATTTACTCATAACATGTGTCTATCATTTCATAGTTTAACCTCTTTTATGAGTTTTGCTTTACTATTATTCTTGGAGCCAGCTGATAAATTCAGCTTTTATCTAAAAATCGTGGGAATGTACCAACCATTATGGTTTACTGTCTAGATAGGGACATCCATAGGATTTTAGTTTACATGTTTATGTAGATAAGTTTATTTAACTCTCTATAGCCAgtttttgcttatttttgtAATGACGAGGTATAATTAAATTTCTAATGGAACTTGTTGCTGCCAGTGTCTTTGAAGCCAGAACTCTTTGAAGGATtgcgttttgattttacaaaagGACTCAATCAAAGTTTTTCACTCAGCCACAGGTTATACACCTTTGTTCTTTTGCCGTACAATAGTACATATTTTAACATTTGCATATCATTAATTGCTGTCCATTTTCCCCTTAGTGCATATTGTTTTAAGTGCTAATTCATCTGCCTTTAGTGTGATGATGGGACCTACTGCGATTCCTGCTCAATCTGCCGAGACAATTAAAATCCCCACTGCTAATTATGAGTTTGGGACCAACTTTATAGATCCAAAGGTAGTCACTGTCTACTATAAATTCTTACTTATATAAACGCTACTAGGCTAGTTTGGTTAATGAAGGGTCATTACTTTTTTCTTGCAGTTGATGCTTTTCGGGAGGGTGATGACAGATGGCAGACTAAATGCAAGATTAAAATGCGATTTGGCTGATAATCTTACCTTGAAGGGCAATGCCCAGGTAGGCATATTTGTCAACTCGTCCATAATGTTTTAAAGTTGGCAGCTGTCCACGGGCTGTCCATTACTCCTGAATTcataacatgaaattatatCATAATATCTGTTTTGTTTATCTGTAGCTCACCAACGAGCCTCATATGTCCCATGGCATGTTCAATTTTGATTATAAGGTAATTGTTGTATATTTAGTTCTTTTGTATGTTAGCATTCTAAATTCGCTTTCTTAAGTTTGCCATGATGGTACTCGTTCATCATATAATTGATACAGTGTTGGACATAGGTGTACAAATTGAAGCTAACAAGTGCTCTCTTCACATAATATACAGGGTTCAGATTATAGGACTCAGTTTCAAGTAGGAAATGGGGCCTTACTTGGTGCAAGTTACATCCAGGTGAGTAATCTGACTCTGATTTGGAAGATATTTACATAGCTAATCAATCAAACTATTAAAGTTGTTGAGCATGTGCTTGAACCCTGGGTATATTTAAAAATCGGGTAACATCTATAATCCAGGTATACTTTCCGTCATTCACATTTCACAATGgtatcataattttaaaatgcTTTACAGATCTCTTTGTGTGGTGAGTTATTGACCTGTAGCATTAGCTGATCTAGCAAGTGGCCGGAATGGGTAAATCATTGTATAGGGCTGCACAGTTCTAAGTTGAATATGCTATTGGTGTTGCTTTATATCATACATTGCGTCTGGATTTATGGAAGACTTAAAGGATTTCCCGGCTTGGAAAACTATACTTAATTTGTTACAATCCTGTTAGAGGGAAACAAGTTTGATAGTCTGAAGAACGAATATGTAGTATATTTTGTAGTAATTTAATGGGGAAACTAATGCAGAAATAATGAAGgttataaaatatactcccttcgttccatagtaatagagtcattttgccattttggtacgttccatagtaatagagtcatttccctttttagtaaaagtcaacacatttctctacacctactttactctctcttcatctctctacctttttcattttccactttattctccctttacttaactcacctaatacaattttcttaatctcggtgctgaaaagaaacgcctccattactatggaactgagggagtatgttttaagCAGAGACATTCACCTGCTGCCTCAAGAGACATCAGCCTTGGGGCGGTCCGGGGGCATAAACCATAATCCATAAATATTATAGGTAATacaataaaaaacataaaagcataaaaaaatatgaaaacacataaaaaaatagaagtTCGTAAGTCATAAATACTAAATAATTATGTCTTAAAGTATTACACTGagtctaatactccctccatctctcaAAATAGGCCTAATTCAGTGTGACTCAAATTTTAAAAGAAGTTGTTGgtgtattgttagtggagaaagTTTCCCACCTTAAAATAGGGttaataatgattaaaaatGAATTGCGAGTGGAGGACATGGTGGGTCATTTGGTAGAAATGTAAATAAGTTGATATATTGATGGTAATATTTTGTAGAGGTACTATAAATGGAAAGTGGGTAATTTTTGTAGAGGTactaccaaaatggcaaaaatgAACGGgataaatttatgtttttgtaattatgaattatgaatgattCTAAAGCTCCTTTGGTTTTGACAAAAATATTGATGGCTGTAGAATTCCTTCATAGTTTAATATGCTGTCCAGTATCTACACGTAATCTCTCTCAGAAGTTGATGAATTTACAGCATTGATTGACTAAATGTTTTTTTGACTATGAAAACCAAATATGTTATTCTTTAGTGCGGCAAGATGTATGCGTTCTAATGCCACAGTTGACTCTATAAATGAGTTGTGaatatgaata
It contains:
- the LOC121791319 gene encoding adenine DNA glycosylase-like isoform X1, whose translation is MLTSNFKINYLAGKLHSPLLSPHHLPPAAAVMKRCRQPKSVQNQAVDVADIEDISFSGKEIQEIRASLLQWYDENRRDLPWRRISSTANEVGIEQRDRRAYAVWVSEVMLQQTKVQTVIGYFNRWMEKWPTIHHLAQATIEEVNEMWAGLGYYRRARFLLEGAQMIVESGGEFPNTASSLQMVRGIGNYTAGAIASIAFEEAVPVVDGNVVRVITRLKAISANPKDSKTVKDIWELARKLVDPLRPGDFNQAFMELGATICSPTSPSCSKCPTSVQCQALSLSMNQESVKVTDFPTKVPKAKQRHDFSAVSVVEIVEEGSDSKYLLVKRPEEGLLAGLWEFPSVLLEGEADLTARRKAIDSFLKQSFGLDMRKSCKVVLREEVGVYVHIFSHIRLKMYIELLTLRMTEGMQEKQEETTTIKWKYVDEKALSTLGLTSGVRKAYTMVQKFKKDSSIPATARKRRDKK
- the LOC121775750 gene encoding uncharacterized protein LOC121775750, which gives rise to MNPIIGTDQTDTCFWRRVLTVYHGFKPEDSALLDEGQIRKKFGRICRAVKRFSSIYERQLHNAESGRSEAHVRALSYQLFNTENWPKFTYWNEYMLLRDCPQFKAICDDETGPTGKRTKLRVDGTYRSGSDTRAFDLNDDVLDAPPLTMSRRQRPQGQQSAIREARTASQVSAASASAPRSSPTAALAQTLEVQMMKQLGDNLSLYEKSTNPLTKKMCYDLIIRLRSKLGWTDG
- the LOC121791319 gene encoding adenine DNA glycosylase-like isoform X2, which encodes MLTSNFKINYLAGKLHSPLLSPHHLPPAAAVMKRCRQPKSVQNQAVDVADIEDISFSGKEIQEIRASLLQWYDENRRDLPWRRISSTANEVGIEQRDRRAYAVWVSEVMLQQTKVQTVIGYFNRWMEKWPTIHHLAQATIEEVNEMWAGLGYYRRARFLLEGAQMIVESGGEFPNTASSLQMVRGIGNYTAGAIASIAFEEAVPVVDGNVVRVITRLKAISANPKDSKTVKDIWELARKLVDPLRPGDFNQAFMELGATICSPTSPSCSKCPTSVQCQALSLSMNQESVKVTDFPTKVPKAKQRHDFSAVSVVEIVEEGSDSKYLLVKRPEEGLLAGLWEFPSVLLEGEADLTARRKAIDSFLKQSFGLDMRKSCKVVLREEVGVYVHIFSHIRLKMYIELLTLRMTGMQEKQEETTTIKWKYVDEKALSTLGLTSGVRKAYTMVQKFKKDSSIPATARKRRDKK
- the LOC121762739 gene encoding mitochondrial import receptor subunit TOM40-1-like, which translates into the protein MAALTPPTPAASSSDAEQPKVDYLNLSCPIPYEEIHREALMSLKPELFEGLRFDFTKGLNQSFSLSHSVMMGPTAIPAQSAETIKIPTANYEFGTNFIDPKLMLFGRVMTDGRLNARLKCDLADNLTLKGNAQLTNEPHMSHGMFNFDYKGSDYRTQFQVGNGALLGASYIQSVTPNLSLGGEVFWAGQHRKSGIGYAARYNTDKMVATGQVASTGMVALSYVQKVSDKVSLATDFMYNYMSGDVTSSVGYDYILRQCRLRGKIDSNGSVSAFLEERLNMGLNFLLSAEIDHRKKDYKFGFGLTVGE